Within Mongoliitalea daihaiensis, the genomic segment TGGTCGGGGTGTACCGGTAAGTCTCCTGACCAAATCCATTTTCACCGCCAGCCACATACAAATTCCCGTTCAACTCAAAAGCCAATGCATTGGCTTCTACAAACGGTACATCAGGAAGCTTTAGGAAAGATCCATCTGCTTCTAACTTCCAAAAATCTCCTACTAAGAAAAATGGTAATCGATCAAGAAATAAAGAACCTGATCCAAAATACTGGCTAGAATTAAAAGCAAACCTAACTGGCCTTCCCTCAAAAGATACTTGATACCATTGTTGGGCCAATATATTGAATTTCCACATTTCAGGATTAAACGAAAGTCTCCTGTCAGTCCCTAATCCCACATAAAAATCTGTTCCTTGCTGTAAAAACACATTATCAAAATAGCGCTGTGGACGAGGGAACTCGGAAATTTTCTTGTACGTCCCAATTGTATATTCAAAGAGATCGGGGACAATCATTTCCCTCCCCTGACTAATTACTTTAATTGAAACTACAGGTGCTTCTGCAACAGGTATCCTTACCCTGATACGAGATTCAAAATCAATCCCAATAACTTGCCCCTCCGTCTCACCAAAAAAGACCCTGGAATCAGCCGTAAAATTTCTTCCCAATATATTGATAACATCTCCCTGCCTTCCATTATTCGGTTGCAGGGAGGTAGATGCAGGCTGAAGTGTAGTTAATTCCAAGGTATTGCCAAAAATCAGCTCTCCATCTACCTGAAGAAATGATTTTACAAAATAACGCTGCTCCACTTGAAGCGCTGATGTTTCTCCTATAAATCTACCCGGAGAAAGCCGCTCTCCCAGTGAGATGATCAAAGGCTGTCCAAAACTCTCATTTGTTGAAATATAAAAACCATGATCTGTAGCGCGGACCTCCTGAACAGTAATTACCCTTCCCAATAATCGAACCCGTTCTCCACTTAAGTAAATAACCTCTTCCGTTACCAATGAGGTTGTAAAATCATCAATTTCTTCACAAGAGGAAAAAATACTACCAATGAAAATAAGCATTGAAAGTAAGCCAAACGTGTACTTTTTCATCACAATTGTATTAAATGCAACGCTAAAATTAAACGAATATTTTTTTATAAAAAACAACTAATATTGCTCCAACAGATATAAATGAAATTAGATCAAAAAATCAATAAAAATTCCCTCAGCAAATGAGCATAATCCGAATTAAATTTTCCACTATCATTTTTTATGGCAATTTCATTTTGAAAAAAATTTCTTTCACTTTTTGAAAATCCACAAATCAATCGCAACACAGGTTTATTGGGCTGATCTCTCAGAACTACAGTAGAAAAATGATAAAAACCGCAAGTCTGGGAACGCTTGATTAAATCCATCATCTGCCTTTCGGGCAAAATCACCCAAAACTCCCCCACCTCATCCACTAGAAAAGCAGCAGCTTCAAGCAATTCA encodes:
- a CDS encoding IPT/TIG domain-containing protein, yielding MKKYTFGLLSMLIFIGSIFSSCEEIDDFTTSLVTEEVIYLSGERVRLLGRVITVQEVRATDHGFYISTNESFGQPLIISLGERLSPGRFIGETSALQVEQRYFVKSFLQVDGELIFGNTLELTTLQPASTSLQPNNGRQGDVINILGRNFTADSRVFFGETEGQVIGIDFESRIRVRIPVAEAPVVSIKVISQGREMIVPDLFEYTIGTYKKISEFPRPQRYFDNVFLQQGTDFYVGLGTDRRLSFNPEMWKFNILAQQWYQVSFEGRPVRFAFNSSQYFGSGSLFLDRLPFFLVGDFWKLEADGSFLKLPDVPFVEANALAFELNGNLYVAGGENGFGQETYRYTPTTGTWMRVNNTPFRVTKANSSFVYEGKFYILNPETREIFAYTPETDSWAFVTNYPGLPGGTGGFGAVIDGRAYIGMENRSNRIWELNMSNLNWALKNDFPGVIQASNVGVYVHSGLIYFLRSADLQLPGNMELWEFDPKGFN